GTTCATTACTACGGCAAACGTTCTTTATTCGATCCCTGCAGCTTTGAAAGACAGGATGGAGATTATCGAGATTCCAGGGTATACGGAGTCTGAGAAGTATCACATAGCCAGGGACCATATACTGCCGAAGCTTCTTGATGAATACAACATGAAGGATAGCAAGCTGAAAATAACACCGGCCGCCACCAGGGACGTAATTAGAGACTACACAAGAGAAGCCGGAGTTAGGGAACTCGATAGGAATCTGGCCAAGATCATCAGAAAGGCCACTCTAAAAATGGCCGAGGGTGGCGATTCAATCTCTGTCGGTGTCAATGAACTGGGAGAGTATCTTGGAGCACCTCTATTCAAAGAGAGTGATTTCAGGAAGCATCCAGAGGTTGGTGTGGTGACTGGCCTGGCCTGGACATCTGTTGGTGGAGAAATCATGTACATCGAAGTCCTGCCCGTCTCCGGGAAAGGAAAGACTATCATAACAGGTCAGCTGGGAGATGTTATGAAGGAATCGGCACAGATCGCGGCGTCGCTCGCCAGAAAGCTTTGTGGAGACGAGAAGTTTACCGAGGTCTTCGAGAAGAAGGATTTCCATATCCACGTTCCCGAAGGAGCCGTTCCCAAGGATGGACCCAGTGCCGGGATTACTCTAACGACGGCGATTGTCTCGGCCGTCACCGGAAGAAAAGTGAGAAACGACATTGCAATGACTGGGGAGATAACCCTAAGAGGGAAGGTACTGCCCATCGGTGGTTTGAAAGAAAAGCTGATGGCAGCTTACCGTGCCAGAATGAAGAAGGTTCTGATTCCTCTTGCAAACAAGAGAGATCTCGATAAAGTTCCCGAGGAGATAAAGTCGAAACTGGAATTCGTCTTTGTCGAGGAGATAAATGAAGTACTTGAGGAGGCTCTGATTCCCGGTGACGGTAAAGAGTGCTGAATTAGTAAAGACTGTCTTCGCGAAAGGCGAGTATCCGTCGCCAATAAAAAGGGAAATCGCTTTCGCGGGTAGGTCGAATGTTGGGAAGTCTTCACTGCTGAATTCGCTGTTTGGAAGGAGGCTTGCAAAGACAAGCTCAACTCCGGGCAAGACGAGGTCGATCAATTTCTATGTGGTTAACGGAGAGATCTTTTTCGTTGACCTGCCTGGTTACGGCTACGCAAAAGCTTCAATGTCAGAAAGAGAGAAGTGGCAGAGGCTTATAACAGACTATTTCGAATCGAGGGAAGGGCTTTCTCTGGTGGTTCTGCTTGTTGACATAAGACATCCGCTGCAGCCGGCCGACAAACAGATGCTTGACTGGGTTACGTACTACGCCATTCCATATGTTCTGGTTCTGACAAAGGCAGACAAACTTTCAAAGAGCCGTCAACAGCAATCAAAGAAATCAATAAGCGAAGAAGTCTCCGTATGGGGGAGACCACCGGTCTTTTCCGTATCCGCAGAGAATCGCCAAGGTATAGAGGAGCTGCTCAAGACTCTTTTGCAGTAACAGAGTTCTGCTTATGTTTGAAGGACCAATGCTATTCATTGTATTGGTCCTTCTTCAGTTTTTCGGGCATACAGAGTGTTTCATTGATTAGGGAGCCAGACTCCCATTCGTAGTGATCCTTGCATTGGAGTTTTGGCACTTACGCAAAGGCAGATTCTCTGTTTCTAACGCGGAAGCAGAAAATCCCCAATTGCTCCCAAACCACTGCAATCCGAGGCCGCAGCTTCGCCCTTTGCTACTTATCGAACCGGTATCCACACTTCAACTAAGGCGAAATTCCGTTGAAGGATGTCGCAGATCGATAAGCCAATGCCGGATGGCGAATTGAGAATCTCATACCTGACGATGTTCTCGTCAGAGTATATCGCGAGCCCTAAGTGAGGCTCTTGCTTATGAAATCCCTGAATTTCGCTACGCTTCCTCGCGGTTTCAATTCCAGAGTCTTTTGAACGGTCTCGTAGAGGCCGAATTTCATCGAGTAGCCTTCCTTCCATTCGAAATTATCCATCAATGACCAATACATATACCCGAAAACACGCGCGCCCTTTTCCATTGCATTCCTTACCCCTGTAAGAGCCTTCTCTATGTACTCCCACCTTCTGGTGTCTGAAGCATCGGCGATTCCGTTTTCCGTTATGATTATCGGTAATTGATAACGCTTATACGCTTTCAGGATAACGTCTTCAATCCCCTGGGGGAAGAACTCGTATCCCATCTCTGTTTTTTCGAACTCATTTCCCACAGCGATTTCGGGAAGTGGTTCCGAATACTTGACAAAAATCCGGGTATAGTAGTTGATTCCGATAAAATCAAGCTTCGATGAAATCTCCGGTGCTGCCTCTCCATTTCCTAAGGGTTTGACCAGTTTTCCCTTTAGCAAGCTATCCAAGTAACTGTAGTTGTAGACCCTTTCCAGGTAGTTCGAGACTAATCTGTCGCCGGGATGAAGCTTTCTCAGGGGGAAGAAGGGCATCATGTTTATTGCCGCGCCGACCATTGACGTAGGGAAGAACTCTTTTATTGCATCATAAGCCTCGCCATGAGCGAACAGCAGGTTGGAAAGAACCTTCATCGCCCTGCTCATGTCTTTGATTTCGGGAGGCCATTCTCCCATGAGGTAGGACATAACCGCATAAACGTTCGGTTCGTTCACGCTAACCCAATAGTGAATGAATCGTCCCATATATTGGACTATCTTTGAGACGAAACGCCGGAAATATCGAAGGTTCTCCCGGTTCTCCCAGCCTCCCATATCTGAAAACCATTGAGGGAGCACGAAGTGATTGAGAGTCAATATAGGCTGTATTCCATTTTCTATGAGAGCTTTACAGAAATTTCCGTATCTTTCGAGGGCGCTCTCTTCGAATCTGTTGGCCTTCGGCTCGATTCTTGCCCATTCAACCGAGAATCTGTATGCCTTTACGCCGAGAGACTTAACGGCCTCAATGTCTCGATCCAGATTCTCCCAGCTACCGCAGGCGATATCGGAAGTATCACCGTTCTTGACCTTTCCCTGGTGTTCCCAGGTGTACCAGTCGGAGAAGACATTGTTGCCTTCTATCTGATGACCGGCCGTTGCAACGCCCCAAATAAAACCGTCTGGAAATGAAAGCATATTCGAACCCTCCCGAGTTTGTTTTTTGTTCGCTCTTCCCAATTATAATCATGAAAGGAAGTAAAGCCAAAATGAGCGAAAAGTTGAGGTAGAAGAGATGGAAATTTCTGTGGTAGGCAACGTAAATGTTGATCTCAGCGCTTTCATAAGTGAAAGCGGCAACAGTGAAGAAAATAGAATCAGAGAGATGATGTTTTCGATCGGTGGAAGTGCAGCAAATACGGCGATTATGCTTAACAGACTGAGAAAGAACGTCTATCTACAGGGGGCGGTTGGGAAAGATCAATTCGGAGAGATGGCAATTGAAGCTCTAAAGAGAGAAGGTGTCAACACAGAGCATCTCTCCAGGCTTGAAGGAAAGACGGGCTTCTGTTTTTCCGCCGTCTCTGCCGATGGACAGAGGCATCTCTTCACATACAGAGGTGTGAACGAATCGGACTATTCGATCGATGAATCATCAGACTTCTACCACTTCGGGGGAATAAGGCCCGATCAGATTGAAAGACTGTTCAAGAATCTCCGAAAGCCAAGATTCTCTTACAATCCCGGAGGAATCGTGACTTTCGAGAGAGGCCCACAGGTGGCCGAAATCGCCGCGCGGAGCGAAATCCTCTTTGTGAATGAGAGCGAATGGCGCCATCTCGAGAGGTTGATGACTGTAAAACCGTTGATTGTTGTAACGCTGGGGGCAGAAGGGGCCAGAATTGAAAACGGTCCACTCGTCGATGCTTTTGAAGTGAAGGTACTCGATACGACGGGAGCGGGAGACGCCTTCAACGCAGGCTTCTTGCACGGCTATCTCGCAGATAGAAAAGTGAGCAATTGCCTGCAAATAGGAAATCTGCTCGCAGCTCTCGTGGTATCGAGACCGGGAGCAAGTCCGGTCTTCTTATACAATGACGTACAACGTATAGCTAGTATATACAAGGTACAATTGCCCTCAGTACAATAGTACGCTCGTGCGCAGTAAAGAGCGATTACGTATATATACGGGCCATTATACAAGTGACAGTCACCATACTATGACTAAAGTGATATACTAGGCTATACAAATTACAAATAGTAAAATGAATTACTTGCGAAGGAGTCTGCTTATATGATAGTATATTTGCAGAGGTGATATCATGCCAGCACAGATTGCATCCGTTGATGTTGTTAGAATACTGGGAAAGCTCAGTGACGACGGTGGCCAACAGTCGAGCAGAAACAGGTTTATAAAGGAGTACCTCTCGAAGTACAAATCCCCGGAGTCAATAATTAATGACATCGAAGGGCTTCTCGACGCATATCCCACTTTTGAAGGCGATTCGGAGAGTCTTGCGAGGGCCTTTGCCGATCTAGTCAACAGACTTGCAGAGATTTCAGGCTTCTCGGTTGATTACGTGAAGTACTCTGGAAGAGAAAAGATCACGGGAATCTGGAAGGTTGGAAACGACGTTCAGATTAGAGTCGCGGCGATTATCTGCACAAGTTTCGAGGAGGCCAAGGGTGTCGCGAGAAACGCCCTGCTGATTCTGCCTGAGGCAATTGATCTCGGGAGGCCTTTTGTCACTGTTGAGCGCCTTGGAATGCTATTCTCAATGATTGAACAGATAGAGCTTCCGGTAAGTTCGATAGCCTCGATCCTCGTTACAGAAGATAATTACGACAAGAGGATATCTTCTTTCATGGAGCTCATGTTTCTTGCCTTCAAGAAGGAACTCGCTCGAAAACCTCAGATGTCTCTTCAAAAGGAATGGACCAAAGAGGAACTGCAGGAGTTCATTATGGAGCGGCTGAAGCTTCCCACCATAGGAATGCTTTTTTCCTTGCTCGATTCTCCCTTGGCAGGAGAAGATCTTGTTGAGAATATTAACGAATTCCTTAAGGAAAATGATAGCGAACTCGTGAAAGGACCGATGGCACTTGGGGCAATTATGGGTGCTCTCTCAAAACACTACTCTGGGATCAAAGAAGAGCTTGTATTGAGAGAGGGAAAGAGGTACAGACTGGCAGAAAAATACAGACCTTTGATCTCGGAAATCAAAATGGGCTTTGAAAGCGCCCGACAGGCAGTAACTCGATAAACGGCTCATAGCGGTCGTTTCTTGCCGTGAGAATGTAATTAGTTATCCCATGTAGAAAAAATGCAATACAGGGCAATTTACGAAGTCTGTTTTCGAAACCCTTATTAAATGGGGTTTACAGAACTCGTGTTCAAAAGTAGACTGTGTTATAATACGAGATATGAGTCATAATGACTATTATGACTCATATTTACAATAATCTGGGGGTTGATTATGAATTTCAACGAATCCGTTGAGAGGTTCAAGGAGAACATGGAATTTGTCAGGAATATGTCTTCCAACACTATTGGAGCATATCTTTCCGATCTCCGTCATTTCGAATGCTTCCTCACTGATCACGACATCGACTACACTACAGTGAAGAGAAGAGACATCGAGCTCTTCGTGAAAGAGTATTCGCAGGGGAAGTATTCCAAAAAGAGGCCTTCGGCAACAACCGTAGCGAGAAATCTTTCAACAATCAGATCTTTTTACACGTTCCTGTACATTAGCGGAATGGTGGGCAAGGTCCCAACCGAACTCATAAAGAATCCCAAGACCCGGCGCAGAATTCCAGACTATATAAGTCACGATGAGGTCATGGAGATTCTCTCCTCATTCAAGGAAACGAATCTCGGTAAGAGGAACAGGGCCATTGTTGCAGTGATGTATTTCTGCGGATTGAGGGTCAGTGAAGTTTGTAAGCTCAGACTCGGCGATCTGCGTCTGGGAAGCTCTCCCGCTGTCAGGGTTATGAGCGGAAAGGGAAACAGAGATAGAGAAGTCCCCATGAACAACCATGTTCTTGCTATCCTGAAGGATTATCTCTCCATAAGAAAGGACTTTCCCATTGATGAGTACGAAGATCACGTCTTCGTTGGAACTCGTGGAGAGCCGATGGCAAGAAACGTAATTCCCAAAGTACTAAATACACAAGTACAATTAGTATATCCGGATAAACGGATTCATCCGCATTTATTCCGGCATAGTTTTGCGACACAACTTTTACAAAAGGGAGCAAGTATAAAGACTGTACAAGAATTATTGGGACATGCAAATTTGGCTACTACAAGTATCTACTTGCATATAACTGATAGAGAGAAACGAGCAGCTGTACAATTGTTATCAGATTGATGTACAAGTATAAATTGCGGAGATTTTGAATGATTGATATACACAATCACACAACTTTTTCAGACGGAAGGAATACTGTGGAGCAGGTAATACAGTCAGCAGTAGAAGCAGGGCTTCAGGTCATAGGTCTTTCAGATCATTTCGATCCTTATGTCTGTCAGGAAGTCTGCCTCCAGCCGGAAGAGATCAACGGTTATCTGAAGGAAATAAGAAGTTTCGATGGAGAACTTCCCATAAAAGTCCTTGCCGGTCTGGAACTCGGGCTGCAGTCTGAAGGGATTCTCTGGCCCGGAGAGGAGATGGATTACTACATCTACTCTGTTCACACTGTCCCTGGCAGGCCGGATCTGAAGAGTCTGGAAGATCCGTGGGAGATCTACCTTAAAGAAGCGATTCTCGCAGTCGATCTCATAGATAGGCCCGGTTTTTTTGGACACCTGGATTTTCTGAGGAGGCACATACCATTTGGTAGACCGCCGAAACCCGGACCGCTGATAGATCGTCTTCTCATGAAGTTGGTTTCGAATCATGTTGGGCTAGAAGTGAACACTTCGGGCTGGATGTATGGACTTGGAGATCCGTCACCTCAGTCGTGGGTAATCGAGAGGTATCTCGAACTGGGCGGCAATCTACTGACAATAGGATCTGACTCTCACAGAGCGTTGCAGGTCGGGAAATACAGCGTTCAGGCCGTTTCATTGCTCAGGGGAATTGGAGTGAAAGAGGTCTTCTATTGCGAGAACGGCAGTTACGTACCATTCAGAATTCTGGAGGAAGAATGACTGAAGAAGAGTTTTCAGGGTTTACCAGCGAGACGCTTTCATTCTTGATTGATCTGGGAATGAATAACAACCGCGCATGGATGGAAAGGAACAGGGATCGGTATCGCCGGGTATTGCTTGAACCATTCAGGAACCTCGTAAAAAGCTTCGGTCCTTTTATGGAGGATCTCGATCCATTTATCGAGATCAGCCCTCAAGTTGGGAAAACTATAAGCAGAATCAGCAGGGACGCGAGGCGGAACAAGGGAAAGCCTCCATACAGAACCAATATGTGGTTTACCTTCAGGGTTCCAGTTCAGGACTGGAAGGACTCTCCTGGCTTCTTCTTTGAACTCTTTCCCGACTGGTACAGATACGGAATGGGTTTCTACCTACCTTCGCGCGAGACGATGGCCAAGCTTCATGAAGAGATCTCGAAGAATCCCGACAGATTCATCGACAAAACCAGAATCCTTAGAGAGAGCGACTTTTCAGTGTTCGGAGATAAGTATAAGAGAAAAAGAAAGAGAGACGATGTTCCCGAAGAGTTGCTCGAGTGGTTCCAGTATAGAGATTTCTATATAGCTGCCAATCGCCAGGCCGATGAAGTCCTGCTTTCTTCGGCACTTGCGGAGCATCTGAAGATCGCGTTCTCCTCGCTTTCAGAGTTATATGAATACTTCTGGGAGCTGAAGATGAGAAAAAGCGAAGACTTGCCTTAGACAATCGGATCTAGAGATTATCACATAGATGCTTGACGATTCTCTGTGAGGCCTTACCGTCCCCGAAGGGATTTGTCGCCCTCGCCATCCGGGAGTATTCCTCCAAGTCGCTCAGAAGTCTGGCTGTCTCGCTGAACACTGCTTTTCTGTCGGTTCCTACGAGTTTTGCAGTCCCTGCCTGGATTGCTTCGGGCCTTTCAGTAGTGCGCCTGAGAACAAGGGTAGGCTTTCCAAGAGCGGGGGCCTCTTCTTGTATTCCGCCAGAATCGGTAAGTATCAGCCTTGATTTCTCCATAAGCGATACGAATGGCAGATAGTCGAGCGGGTCGGTCAAAACGATCCGGTCGTGTTTCTCCAGCTCTGGAAATACAATCTCTCTAACGACGGGGTTGAGATGAACGGGAAAGACGACCTTCAAATTCGGGAATTCGGCAAGGATGTCCTTAATGGCTTTCATAACCTCTCGCATCGGCTCGCCCCAATTCTCCCTTCTGTGCATCGTTACGAGAATGTACTCATCTCCCTCTACGCCTATGGTCTCCCGGTAGCCGGAAGTCAATTTGGACTTGTTATTAGTCACCCACAGCAATGCGTCGATCACAGTGTTGCCTGTCACGACCAATCGGTCTTCTCGAATGCCCTCCCTCATCAAATTCCTCTTTGCAGTTTCCGTCGGAGGATAGTGATAGGTAGAGATCACTCCGTTCAGCCTTCGGTTTATTTCTTCGGGGAAGGGATCATAAACGTTTTCGGTTCTGAGTCCGGCCTCTACGTGACCGACCGGAACTTTGTGGTAGAAAGAAACCAGTGCGCCTGCGAATGTAGATGTTGTGTCGCCCTGAACAAGAGTCGTATGGAAATCATTCTCCGAATAGATCTCATCAAGCTTGTCGATCAACCTGGAAGTAAGGTTCGCCAGAGACTGTCTCTGACGCATGATGTTCAGATCGAAATCCGGTTCAATACCGAAGAGAGAAAGAATCTGATCAAGCATCTCTCTGTGCTGCGCAGTAGCAATAACGACAGGCTTTAGAGGTGAATTCTTGAGGGCGAGGTAGACCGGAGCCATCTTCACAGCTTCGGGTCTGGTCCCGAAAATTAAAGCTACCTTTTTCATCTTCATCAGCCTTCAGGCCTTCCTCCCTTAAAACATTCGTAAGAGCCATTTCAGTATATCATAGTTCTCTCTTCTACTTATTTGAAGAGATCTCGACAAAGATCGCCTTTCTATCGCATCCTCCGTGTATTATAATCTTTTGTGGAGGTCTCTATGACGGCAAGCACAGCAAGAAGCACGGCTCTCTTTGCAATAGCAACCATGTTATCAAGGATAACGGGTCTCGCCAGAGACTCTCTGTTTGCAAACTACTTCGGTACGTCGGCTCAGTATGATGCCTATCTTGTTGCAATCATGATTCCCTTCTTTCTAAGGAAGATCTTTGCCGACGGTGCCATGACGATGGCTTTCGTTCCTCTTTTCAACGAAAAGCTGAAGAACTCCGGTAAGAGGGCTTTCATATTTGCCTCAACTGTTATGGTCTTCGT
This window of the Mesotoga sp. BH458_6_3_2_1 genome carries:
- the yihA gene encoding ribosome biogenesis GTP-binding protein YihA/YsxC — encoded protein: MTVKSAELVKTVFAKGEYPSPIKREIAFAGRSNVGKSSLLNSLFGRRLAKTSSTPGKTRSINFYVVNGEIFFVDLPGYGYAKASMSEREKWQRLITDYFESREGLSLVVLLVDIRHPLQPADKQMLDWVTYYAIPYVLVLTKADKLSKSRQQQSKKSISEEVSVWGRPPVFSVSAENRQGIEELLKTLLQ
- a CDS encoding glycoside hydrolase family 1 protein, which gives rise to MLSFPDGFIWGVATAGHQIEGNNVFSDWYTWEHQGKVKNGDTSDIACGSWENLDRDIEAVKSLGVKAYRFSVEWARIEPKANRFEESALERYGNFCKALIENGIQPILTLNHFVLPQWFSDMGGWENRENLRYFRRFVSKIVQYMGRFIHYWVSVNEPNVYAVMSYLMGEWPPEIKDMSRAMKVLSNLLFAHGEAYDAIKEFFPTSMVGAAINMMPFFPLRKLHPGDRLVSNYLERVYNYSYLDSLLKGKLVKPLGNGEAAPEISSKLDFIGINYYTRIFVKYSEPLPEIAVGNEFEKTEMGYEFFPQGIEDVILKAYKRYQLPIIITENGIADASDTRRWEYIEKALTGVRNAMEKGARVFGYMYWSLMDNFEWKEGYSMKFGLYETVQKTLELKPRGSVAKFRDFISKSLT
- a CDS encoding carbohydrate kinase family protein, whose amino-acid sequence is MEISVVGNVNVDLSAFISESGNSEENRIREMMFSIGGSAANTAIMLNRLRKNVYLQGAVGKDQFGEMAIEALKREGVNTEHLSRLEGKTGFCFSAVSADGQRHLFTYRGVNESDYSIDESSDFYHFGGIRPDQIERLFKNLRKPRFSYNPGGIVTFERGPQVAEIAARSEILFVNESEWRHLERLMTVKPLIVVTLGAEGARIENGPLVDAFEVKVLDTTGAGDAFNAGFLHGYLADRKVSNCLQIGNLLAALVVSRPGASPVFLYNDVQRIASIYKVQLPSVQ
- a CDS encoding tyrosine-type recombinase/integrase, whose amino-acid sequence is MNFNESVERFKENMEFVRNMSSNTIGAYLSDLRHFECFLTDHDIDYTTVKRRDIELFVKEYSQGKYSKKRPSATTVARNLSTIRSFYTFLYISGMVGKVPTELIKNPKTRRRIPDYISHDEVMEILSSFKETNLGKRNRAIVAVMYFCGLRVSEVCKLRLGDLRLGSSPAVRVMSGKGNRDREVPMNNHVLAILKDYLSIRKDFPIDEYEDHVFVGTRGEPMARNVIPKVLNTQVQLVYPDKRIHPHLFRHSFATQLLQKGASIKTVQELLGHANLATTSIYLHITDREKRAAVQLLSD
- a CDS encoding PHP domain-containing protein: MIDIHNHTTFSDGRNTVEQVIQSAVEAGLQVIGLSDHFDPYVCQEVCLQPEEINGYLKEIRSFDGELPIKVLAGLELGLQSEGILWPGEEMDYYIYSVHTVPGRPDLKSLEDPWEIYLKEAILAVDLIDRPGFFGHLDFLRRHIPFGRPPKPGPLIDRLLMKLVSNHVGLEVNTSGWMYGLGDPSPQSWVIERYLELGGNLLTIGSDSHRALQVGKYSVQAVSLLRGIGVKEVFYCENGSYVPFRILEEE
- a CDS encoding DUF2461 domain-containing protein; protein product: MTEEEFSGFTSETLSFLIDLGMNNNRAWMERNRDRYRRVLLEPFRNLVKSFGPFMEDLDPFIEISPQVGKTISRISRDARRNKGKPPYRTNMWFTFRVPVQDWKDSPGFFFELFPDWYRYGMGFYLPSRETMAKLHEEISKNPDRFIDKTRILRESDFSVFGDKYKRKRKRDDVPEELLEWFQYRDFYIAANRQADEVLLSSALAEHLKIAFSSLSELYEYFWELKMRKSEDLP
- the wecB gene encoding non-hydrolyzing UDP-N-acetylglucosamine 2-epimerase, which gives rise to MKMKKVALIFGTRPEAVKMAPVYLALKNSPLKPVVIATAQHREMLDQILSLFGIEPDFDLNIMRQRQSLANLTSRLIDKLDEIYSENDFHTTLVQGDTTSTFAGALVSFYHKVPVGHVEAGLRTENVYDPFPEEINRRLNGVISTYHYPPTETAKRNLMREGIREDRLVVTGNTVIDALLWVTNNKSKLTSGYRETIGVEGDEYILVTMHRRENWGEPMREVMKAIKDILAEFPNLKVVFPVHLNPVVREIVFPELEKHDRIVLTDPLDYLPFVSLMEKSRLILTDSGGIQEEAPALGKPTLVLRRTTERPEAIQAGTAKLVGTDRKAVFSETARLLSDLEEYSRMARATNPFGDGKASQRIVKHLCDNL